The following proteins are co-located in the Flavobacterium sp. CECT 9288 genome:
- a CDS encoding MarR family winged helix-turn-helix transcriptional regulator, which yields MKIEEILKSTVAMDNSKKIILNILYTQNVITENFNEILKPFEISSEQYNVLRILRGQKGNPANMSVIQERMLAKTSNTTRLVDKLLLKEYVTRKVCPDNRRKIEVLITSKGLEVLSELDPKVIAHERFFAQNLTSDEIEQLNALLEKYRKQ from the coding sequence ATGAAAATTGAAGAAATATTAAAATCAACTGTTGCAATGGATAATTCAAAAAAAATTATCCTTAATATTTTGTACACACAAAATGTGATTACAGAAAATTTTAATGAAATATTAAAGCCATTTGAAATATCTAGTGAGCAATACAATGTGTTAAGAATTCTAAGAGGTCAAAAAGGAAATCCAGCAAACATGTCTGTAATTCAAGAGAGAATGCTTGCCAAAACGAGCAACACTACTCGTCTTGTAGACAAATTGCTACTAAAAGAATATGTAACTAGAAAGGTTTGTCCTGATAATCGTAGAAAAATAGAAGTTTTAATTACATCAAAAGGATTAGAGGTTTTATCAGAATTAGATCCAAAAGTAATAGCACATGAACGTTTTTTTGCTCAAAATCTAACATCCGATGAAATTGAACAGTTAAACGCTTTATTAGAAAAATACAGAAAACAATAA
- a CDS encoding NAD(P)H-dependent oxidoreductase, with the protein MSTFIENQNWRYATKKFDASKKITAEDLATLKEAIRLTASSYGLQPYKIIIVENPELRAQLQPAAYGQAQVVDASHLIVFANELNFGAEGIDNFARTMSETREIPLESIQGYVDYMKGNIVGLPEESRNLWSAKQTYIALGNLLNSAAELKIDATPMEGFIPAQVNEILGLDKLGLNATLLATIGYRHEEDATQHYKKVRKYNEDLFITL; encoded by the coding sequence ATGAGTACTTTTATAGAAAACCAGAATTGGAGATATGCAACTAAAAAATTTGATGCATCAAAAAAAATTACAGCCGAAGATTTGGCTACGCTTAAAGAAGCTATTCGTTTAACAGCATCATCTTATGGATTACAACCCTACAAAATTATTATAGTAGAAAATCCTGAATTACGTGCTCAATTACAGCCTGCTGCCTACGGACAAGCTCAAGTTGTAGATGCCTCACATTTAATTGTTTTTGCAAATGAATTAAACTTTGGTGCTGAAGGGATTGATAATTTTGCAAGAACCATGAGCGAAACTCGCGAAATTCCGTTAGAGAGTATTCAAGGGTACGTAGATTATATGAAAGGAAATATTGTAGGATTGCCAGAAGAAAGTAGAAACTTATGGTCAGCAAAACAAACCTATATTGCCTTAGGAAACTTATTAAACAGTGCAGCTGAATTGAAAATTGATGCTACTCCTATGGAAGGGTTCATCCCTGCTCAGGTTAATGAAATATTAGGACTTGATAAACTAGGTCTAAATGCAACATTACTTGCAACAATAGGATACCGCCATGAAGAAGATGCAACACAGCATTATAAAAAAGTGAGAAAATATAATGAGGATTTATTTATTACACTATAA
- a CDS encoding YceI family protein, whose product MKNLKSIVLAAVIALTTVTVNAQTKAVDVSKSTINWVGKKVTGAHEGTINLKSGNLVFKGKKVAGGSFVVDMTSMTVTDLKAGQGKEKLEGHLKADDFFGTDKFATSTLVFKKIASKSANLYTVTADLTIKGITKPVTFDLATTPNTATANVVVDRTKYKIEYNSASIFSTIGDKAINDDFTLAVNLKF is encoded by the coding sequence ATGAAAAACTTAAAATCAATTGTATTAGCAGCAGTAATAGCGCTAACAACAGTAACAGTAAACGCTCAAACAAAAGCAGTAGATGTATCTAAAAGTACTATCAACTGGGTTGGAAAAAAAGTAACAGGAGCACATGAAGGTACTATCAATCTTAAAAGCGGAAACCTTGTATTCAAAGGAAAAAAAGTAGCTGGAGGTTCTTTTGTTGTTGATATGACATCAATGACTGTAACTGACTTGAAAGCAGGTCAAGGAAAAGAAAAATTAGAAGGACACTTAAAAGCAGATGACTTTTTTGGAACTGATAAATTTGCAACTTCAACTTTGGTTTTCAAAAAAATAGCAAGCAAATCAGCTAATCTTTACACTGTAACTGCTGATTTAACTATAAAAGGAATTACTAAGCCTGTAACTTTTGATTTGGCTACTACTCCTAATACAGCGACTGCTAATGTTGTTGTTGACAGAACTAAATATAAAATAGAGTACAACTCAGCTAGCATCTTTAGTACTATTGGTGACAAAGCAATCAATGATGATTTCACTTTAGCTGTAAATTTGAAATTCTAA
- a CDS encoding anthranilate synthase component I family protein, whose product MKSFTLQTKYKQILADTITPVSVYFKIRDKFPNSLLLESSDYHGNDNSFSYICCNPIASLKIENEVIYKSFPDGSSEKINIDASTDIPAVIQEFSGQFKSDKNNFKFINNGLFGYISYDAVRYFEKVTIAKKENSNSIPDVYYAVYQNIIAINHFKNEAFLFCHSLDGRNNIAEIEQLLQSRNIASYKFSKEGDGFSNLTDAEFKENVALAKKHCFRGDVFQLVLSRRFTQGFKGDEFNVYRALRSINPSPYLFFFDYGDFKIFGSSPEAQIVVKDRKAEIHPIAGTFKRTGDDEKDANLAKQLSEDKKENSEHVMLVDLARNDLSRNGHDVQVEKYREIQFFSHVIHLVSKVTGHLHDTASTMQVVADTFPAGTLSGAPKHRAMQLIEEYEKTSRNFYGGAIGVMDFDGNFNHAIMIRSFLSKNHQLHCQAGAGIVASSDEESEMQEVYNKLRALNAALDLAETI is encoded by the coding sequence TTGAAATCATTTACATTACAAACTAAATACAAGCAAATCTTAGCTGACACCATTACCCCAGTGAGTGTATATTTTAAGATTAGAGATAAATTCCCCAATAGTCTTTTACTAGAGAGTAGTGATTATCACGGTAATGACAATAGCTTCTCCTATATTTGTTGCAATCCTATTGCATCCTTAAAAATAGAAAATGAAGTGATTTATAAATCATTCCCTGACGGTAGTTCTGAAAAAATAAATATTGATGCAAGCACTGATATTCCAGCTGTAATTCAAGAATTTTCTGGACAATTTAAATCTGATAAAAACAATTTCAAATTCATAAACAACGGGTTATTTGGATACATTTCGTATGATGCGGTTCGATATTTTGAAAAAGTTACAATCGCAAAAAAAGAAAACAGCAATTCCATTCCTGATGTGTATTATGCGGTTTACCAAAATATTATTGCTATTAACCATTTTAAGAATGAAGCCTTTCTTTTTTGCCACAGCTTAGACGGTCGTAATAATATTGCAGAGATAGAACAACTGCTTCAATCTAGAAATATTGCTTCTTATAAATTTTCAAAAGAAGGTGACGGTTTCTCTAATTTGACTGATGCAGAATTTAAGGAAAATGTAGCTTTGGCTAAAAAACATTGTTTTAGAGGTGATGTGTTTCAACTCGTTTTGTCAAGAAGATTTACGCAAGGCTTTAAAGGTGATGAGTTTAATGTATACCGAGCCTTGAGAAGCATCAACCCTTCTCCTTACCTATTTTTCTTTGATTATGGTGATTTCAAAATTTTTGGAAGCTCTCCCGAAGCTCAAATTGTAGTAAAAGATAGAAAAGCCGAAATTCATCCCATTGCTGGAACTTTTAAACGTACAGGAGATGATGAGAAAGATGCAAACCTTGCCAAACAATTATCTGAAGATAAAAAAGAAAACAGTGAACATGTTATGCTAGTTGACTTAGCCAGAAATGATTTAAGCCGAAATGGTCATGATGTTCAAGTAGAAAAATATAGAGAAATACAATTCTTTTCGCACGTTATTCACTTGGTATCTAAAGTTACAGGACATTTACATGACACAGCCTCAACTATGCAAGTCGTTGCTGATACGTTTCCAGCAGGTACGCTTAGTGGTGCACCAAAACACCGTGCCATGCAACTCATTGAAGAATACGAAAAAACAAGTCGAAATTTTTATGGAGGTGCAATAGGTGTTATGGATTTTGATGGTAATTTCAATCATGCCATTATGATCCGAAGTTTTTTAAGCAAAAATCATCAATTGCATTGTCAAGCGGGTGCCGGAATTGTGGCAAGCTCTGATGAAGAAAGTGAAATGCAAGAAGTATACAATAAATTAAGAGCCTTAAATGCCGCATTAGATTTAGCCGAAACGATTTAA
- a CDS encoding aminodeoxychorismate/anthranilate synthase component II has product MSNNITTLSTSTTAVRKQVLVIDNYDSFTYNLVHYLEDLDCEVTVYRNDQFDIDEISVFDKILLSPGPGIPEEAGLLKEVIRKYGPTKSIFGVCLGQQAIGEVYGGTLSNLDKVYHGVASMVETTVTDELLFEGLGNSFEVGRYHSWVVDTNLPDVLEITSLDENGQIMSLRHKTYDVRGVQFHPESVLTPNGKRILENWIKN; this is encoded by the coding sequence ATGAGCAACAATATAACCACTCTATCTACTTCAACAACTGCTGTAAGAAAGCAAGTTTTAGTCATTGATAATTACGATAGTTTCACCTATAATTTGGTACATTATCTTGAAGATTTAGACTGTGAAGTTACCGTTTATAGAAACGATCAATTTGATATTGATGAAATTTCAGTTTTCGATAAAATTCTGCTTTCACCAGGGCCTGGAATTCCTGAAGAAGCGGGTTTGTTAAAAGAAGTGATTCGCAAATATGGACCTACCAAGAGTATTTTTGGAGTCTGTCTAGGGCAGCAAGCCATAGGTGAGGTTTACGGTGGAACCCTTTCTAATCTTGACAAAGTATATCATGGTGTTGCCTCTATGGTAGAAACTACCGTGACTGATGAACTTCTTTTTGAAGGTTTAGGAAACTCCTTTGAGGTAGGGCGTTACCATTCTTGGGTTGTAGATACAAATTTACCTGATGTTTTGGAGATTACCTCTCTTGACGAAAATGGACAAATAATGTCTCTGCGTCACAAAACATATGATGTACGTGGGGTGCAGTTTCACCCTGAAAGTGTATTGACACCTAACGGAAAACGAATTTTGGAAAACTGGATTAAAAATTAG
- the trpD gene encoding anthranilate phosphoribosyltransferase, translating to MKNILNRLINHETLSREEAKNVLITISNGGYNNSQIASFLTVYMMRSITIEELAGFREALLELCIRVDLFAYNTIDLCGTGGDGKDTFNISTLASFVAAGAGIKVAKHGNYGVSSISGSSNVMEKLGIRFSNDNAFLESCMDQAGICILHAPLFHPAMKNVGPIRKELAVKTFFNMLGPMVNPSFPKNQLVGVFNLELARMYAYLYQNTDVNFTILHSLDGYDEISLTGASKTISKTKEGMLNPEDFGVNLLTQKEIEGGTTIEESAQMFTTIIAGKGTEAQNNVVCANAAMAIATVTNCSPLEGFQIAKESLLSGKGLLSLKKLQELSK from the coding sequence ATGAAAAACATATTAAACCGATTGATCAATCACGAAACCCTTTCTAGAGAGGAAGCGAAAAACGTATTGATTACTATTTCAAACGGAGGTTACAACAACAGCCAAATAGCTTCTTTCCTTACCGTTTACATGATGCGTAGCATCACTATTGAGGAGCTTGCTGGCTTTAGAGAAGCGCTTTTAGAATTGTGTATTCGAGTTGATCTATTTGCTTACAACACTATAGATCTTTGTGGTACTGGCGGTGATGGTAAGGATACGTTTAATATTTCGACATTAGCATCGTTTGTAGCGGCAGGTGCCGGAATAAAAGTAGCTAAACATGGCAATTACGGTGTTTCATCTATTTCAGGATCTAGTAACGTAATGGAAAAACTAGGTATCCGTTTTAGTAATGACAATGCTTTTCTAGAAAGTTGTATGGACCAAGCTGGGATTTGTATTTTACACGCACCCTTATTTCATCCTGCAATGAAAAACGTGGGTCCTATTAGAAAAGAACTGGCTGTAAAAACATTTTTTAATATGCTAGGACCTATGGTGAATCCATCTTTTCCAAAAAATCAATTGGTAGGTGTTTTTAACTTAGAACTAGCCCGAATGTATGCGTATTTGTATCAAAATACAGATGTAAACTTCACCATACTTCATTCTTTAGATGGATATGATGAAATATCCCTGACTGGCGCTTCAAAAACAATATCAAAAACCAAAGAAGGGATGTTGAATCCCGAAGATTTTGGTGTAAACCTACTGACCCAAAAAGAAATTGAAGGCGGAACAACCATTGAAGAATCAGCTCAAATGTTTACCACAATTATTGCTGGAAAAGGAACCGAAGCTCAAAATAATGTCGTCTGTGCCAATGCTGCAATGGCTATTGCAACGGTTACAAATTGCTCGCCTTTAGAAGGATTTCAAATAGCAAAAGAAAGTTTATTATCTGGTAAAGGACTTTTATCTTTGAAGAAATTACAAGAATTAAGCAAATAA
- the trpC gene encoding indole-3-glycerol phosphate synthase TrpC has protein sequence MNILDKIIIDKKREVILKKTIIPVSQLESSVFFTKKTISLSRSLRASNSGIIAEHKRRSPSKAEINYNFTVEEVVKGYETAGACGISVLTDGKYFGGSLDDLLLARATVNIPLLRKEFIVDEYQILEAKAHGADLILLIAAVLTREEIKHLSEFAHSLGLEVLLEVHDLEELEKSIMPSLDMIGVNNRNLKTFEVSLDFSKQLASQIPDDFVKVSESGIASVEAINELKPYGFKGFLIGENFMKTDNAGKAATEFIQKLLS, from the coding sequence ATGAATATCCTAGATAAAATTATAATTGACAAAAAAAGAGAAGTGATTCTCAAAAAAACAATAATTCCGGTATCGCAGCTAGAATCCTCAGTATTTTTCACAAAAAAAACAATTTCATTAAGTCGGTCACTTAGAGCCAGTAACTCTGGAATAATTGCTGAACACAAACGCAGGTCACCATCAAAAGCTGAAATTAATTATAATTTTACGGTTGAAGAAGTGGTAAAAGGATATGAAACTGCAGGTGCTTGTGGGATATCGGTACTTACTGATGGGAAGTATTTTGGTGGTTCTCTTGATGATTTACTTTTGGCTAGAGCAACAGTCAACATTCCGCTTTTGCGCAAAGAATTTATAGTTGATGAATACCAAATTCTAGAAGCAAAAGCTCACGGCGCCGATTTAATTTTACTAATCGCTGCGGTTTTAACACGAGAGGAAATCAAACATTTATCTGAGTTTGCACATAGTTTAGGACTAGAAGTGTTACTTGAAGTTCATGATCTAGAGGAGCTTGAAAAATCTATTATGCCGTCACTTGACATGATAGGAGTTAACAATAGAAATTTAAAAACTTTTGAAGTGAGTTTGGATTTCAGCAAGCAACTCGCTTCACAAATTCCAGATGATTTTGTAAAAGTATCCGAGAGTGGAATTGCTAGCGTGGAAGCTATTAACGAACTCAAACCGTATGGTTTTAAAGGATTTTTGATAGGAGAAAATTTTATGAAAACAGACAATGCAGGAAAAGCAGCTACTGAATTTATCCAGAAACTACTTTCTTAA
- a CDS encoding phosphoribosylanthranilate isomerase, which translates to MSGKMGVKVKVCGMKYPENILELAALQPDYLGFIFWDRSSRYFDGEMPAISASIKKVGVFVQEEIEVILAKAEKYNLQAIQLHGNESVAFCSDLKEKLKEKKIEIIKVFSVNDTFDFQNLEPFETVCDYFLFDTKGKLPGGNGNTFDWRVLEKYPSLKPFFLSGGISLDEVESIKQILNTNLPIHALDLNSKFETEPGLKDITLLQKLQHNLQL; encoded by the coding sequence ATGTCAGGAAAAATGGGTGTAAAAGTAAAAGTTTGTGGCATGAAATATCCGGAAAACATTTTGGAACTTGCTGCCCTACAACCTGATTATTTGGGATTTATTTTTTGGGATAGATCAAGTCGTTATTTTGATGGAGAGATGCCTGCAATATCAGCATCCATAAAAAAAGTGGGGGTATTTGTACAAGAGGAAATCGAAGTAATTTTGGCGAAAGCCGAAAAATATAATTTACAAGCTATACAATTGCATGGAAATGAGTCGGTTGCTTTTTGTAGTGATTTGAAAGAAAAATTAAAAGAAAAAAAAATAGAAATCATCAAGGTTTTCTCGGTTAATGACACCTTTGATTTTCAAAACCTAGAACCTTTTGAAACGGTATGCGATTACTTTTTATTTGATACCAAAGGCAAACTTCCGGGTGGGAACGGAAATACATTTGACTGGCGGGTTTTAGAAAAATATCCTTCGCTTAAACCGTTTTTTTTAAGTGGTGGGATAAGCCTTGATGAGGTTGAATCTATAAAACAAATCTTGAATACCAATTTACCAATTCACGCTCTAGACTTAAACAGTAAATTTGAAACAGAGCCTGGATTAAAAGACATTACATTATTACAAAAGTTGCAACATAATTTACAACTTTAA
- the trpB gene encoding tryptophan synthase subunit beta gives MSYNVNEKGYYGEFGGAFIPEMLYPNVEELRQNYLKITAEPEFQEEFDALLKEYVGRPTPLYFAKRLSEEYNTKIYLKREDLCHTGAHKVNNTIGQILLAKRLGKKRIIAETGAGQHGVATATVCALMGLECIVYMGEVDIKRQAPNVARMKMLGAEVRPAKSGSKTLKDATNEAIRDWINNPLDTYYIIGSVVGPHPYPDMVARFQSVISKEIKEQLLEKEGKENPDYVIACVGGGSNAAGTYYHFLDEKEVNIIAVEAAGLGVDSGESAATSALGKIGVIHGSKTLLMQTNDGQITEPYSISAGLDYPGVGPMHANLYTTGRAQFISITDAQAMDWGIKLSKMEGLIPAIESAHAFAVLDEMKFKKDDIVVINLSGRGDKDLNTYIDYFKL, from the coding sequence ATGAGTTACAACGTTAATGAAAAAGGATATTATGGAGAATTTGGTGGTGCATTCATTCCTGAAATGTTATACCCAAATGTAGAAGAACTTCGTCAAAATTACTTGAAAATCACCGCAGAACCTGAATTTCAAGAAGAGTTTGATGCCTTGCTAAAAGAGTATGTAGGCCGCCCTACTCCTTTGTATTTTGCGAAACGCTTATCCGAAGAATACAATACTAAAATTTACCTCAAAAGAGAAGATTTGTGTCACACGGGTGCGCACAAAGTAAACAACACCATAGGTCAAATACTCCTAGCCAAACGATTGGGCAAAAAAAGAATTATTGCCGAGACTGGCGCTGGACAACACGGTGTAGCTACGGCAACTGTATGTGCCTTAATGGGACTTGAATGTATTGTGTACATGGGTGAAGTAGATATAAAAAGACAAGCGCCAAACGTAGCCCGAATGAAAATGCTTGGCGCCGAAGTAAGACCTGCAAAGTCTGGATCCAAAACCTTGAAAGATGCTACTAATGAAGCTATTAGAGACTGGATTAACAATCCTTTAGATACGTATTACATCATAGGATCGGTAGTGGGACCACACCCTTATCCTGATATGGTGGCGCGTTTTCAAAGTGTCATTTCCAAAGAAATAAAAGAGCAATTACTTGAAAAAGAAGGCAAAGAAAACCCAGATTACGTCATTGCCTGCGTAGGCGGTGGTAGTAATGCTGCAGGAACGTATTATCATTTCCTGGACGAAAAAGAAGTCAACATTATTGCTGTAGAAGCAGCTGGACTAGGCGTAGATTCAGGGGAAAGCGCAGCCACATCAGCACTAGGAAAAATAGGCGTTATTCATGGTAGTAAAACACTATTAATGCAAACCAACGATGGACAAATAACAGAGCCTTACTCCATATCAGCTGGACTTGATTATCCTGGTGTTGGCCCCATGCACGCTAATTTATACACTACTGGAAGAGCTCAATTTATCTCAATTACAGATGCACAAGCCATGGACTGGGGTATCAAATTATCTAAAATGGAGGGCTTAATTCCTGCCATAGAAAGTGCACACGCCTTTGCAGTATTAGACGAAATGAAATTCAAGAAAGACGATATTGTAGTAATTAATCTCTCTGGCCGTGGTGACAAGGATTTAAATACTTACATAGATTATTTTAAATTATAA
- a CDS encoding gamma-glutamylcyclotransferase family protein, whose product MEKLFAYGSLQNEDVQKDLFGRILEGTPETLIGYVVKQIQIEEEFGIVNYPIITQTENQEDTINGIVYDISTKELHQSDLYEGLHYKRVEVQLQSNQKAWAYSAVI is encoded by the coding sequence ATGGAAAAATTATTTGCTTACGGTAGTTTACAAAACGAGGACGTACAAAAAGACCTGTTTGGGCGCATTCTAGAGGGCACTCCAGAAACATTAATAGGTTATGTGGTAAAACAAATTCAAATTGAAGAAGAATTTGGCATTGTCAACTACCCCATCATTACCCAAACAGAAAATCAAGAAGACACTATAAACGGTATTGTGTACGACATCAGTACTAAGGAGTTACATCAATCTGATTTATATGAAGGGCTGCATTATAAAAGAGTTGAAGTGCAATTACAGTCAAACCAGAAAGCTTGGGCCTACAGTGCCGTAATTTAA
- the trpA gene encoding tryptophan synthase subunit alpha gives MNRINKKLQENNKILSIYFSAGYPSLNDTVQIIQDLEKNGVDMIEIGLPFSDPLADGPTIQESSTQALHNGMTTQVLFDQLEKIRETVSIPLIIMGYFNPMLQYGIENFCQKCAAIGIDGLIIPDLPVDVYADSYKDIFEKYGLKNIFLITPQTSVERIHFIDSVSDAFIYMVSSASVTGSQTGFGATQEAYFKRIADMNLKNPQVIGFGINNAETFNQATQFAKGAIIGSAFIQDLTKNGTQNIATFVKSIR, from the coding sequence ATGAACAGAATTAATAAAAAATTACAAGAAAACAATAAAATCCTTTCCATTTACTTTTCTGCGGGGTATCCTAGCTTGAATGATACCGTACAAATAATCCAAGACTTAGAAAAAAATGGAGTTGACATGATTGAAATTGGACTGCCTTTTAGTGATCCGCTAGCAGATGGCCCTACTATTCAAGAAAGCTCTACCCAAGCCTTGCATAACGGGATGACTACGCAAGTGTTATTTGACCAATTAGAAAAAATAAGAGAGACAGTTTCCATACCGCTTATCATCATGGGCTACTTTAACCCTATGTTGCAATACGGAATTGAAAATTTTTGTCAAAAATGTGCTGCAATAGGAATAGACGGATTAATCATTCCAGATTTACCCGTAGATGTATACGCTGATTCTTACAAAGATATATTTGAAAAATACGGTCTTAAAAATATTTTCTTAATAACACCACAAACTTCTGTAGAACGCATTCATTTCATAGACAGCGTCTCTGATGCATTTATCTACATGGTTAGTTCAGCCAGTGTTACCGGTTCTCAAACTGGTTTTGGAGCCACACAAGAAGCATATTTCAAACGAATTGCCGACATGAATTTGAAAAACCCACAAGTTATAGGCTTTGGAATCAACAATGCCGAAACTTTTAATCAGGCCACACAATTTGCAAAAGGAGCCATTATAGGCAGTGCGTTTATTCAGGATTTAACTAAAAACGGAACCCAAAATATAGCAACATTTGTAAAAAGTATTCGATAA
- a CDS encoding Crp/Fnr family transcriptional regulator, whose product MTKSDKLSLFFSNEFPFNKEGLDEFVNTFTVKSFKKGEIILENGKVENELRFLDQGIIREYYATTDKEKNINFFTDAGFITDFSSFAHATATKKYQECLTDVDLRVLSKEIFSTFTNQYNCGKLFVETIFQRIVVNKETEEFNHFVNTAEELYLDIMKTKPDWLLQIPQYHIASYLGITPETLSRIRKRI is encoded by the coding sequence ATGACAAAATCAGACAAATTATCACTTTTTTTTAGTAATGAATTTCCTTTTAACAAAGAAGGTTTAGATGAATTTGTAAATACTTTTACTGTAAAATCATTCAAAAAAGGGGAAATCATTTTAGAAAATGGAAAAGTAGAAAATGAACTTCGTTTTTTAGATCAAGGAATAATCCGAGAATATTATGCAACCACCGACAAAGAAAAAAATATCAATTTTTTTACAGATGCCGGTTTTATAACCGATTTTTCATCCTTTGCACACGCTACCGCTACAAAAAAATACCAAGAATGTTTAACTGATGTTGATTTGAGAGTTTTATCAAAAGAAATATTTTCGACATTTACTAACCAATACAATTGTGGTAAGTTATTTGTTGAAACCATTTTTCAACGAATTGTTGTCAATAAAGAAACCGAAGAATTCAACCATTTTGTAAATACCGCCGAAGAATTATATCTCGATATTATGAAGACAAAACCGGACTGGTTACTACAAATACCACAATATCATATTGCTTCGTATTTAGGAATCACTCCTGAAACATTAAGCAGAATTAGAAAACGAATATAG
- a CDS encoding MBL fold metallo-hydrolase: MNYKVEVLSNTIFATNSYLIIDNHNNALIVDPSFDPQAIEQKIVFLGLKVVGILVTHAHQDHIFCVQHFMDLYRVDVWASENSKELFGDRVRNLSFIGSQHFGLEETILDVPVKILEDQTTYQIENFIFTTGIYPGHSIGCTVFDFGEFMLTGDFIFKGTIGRIDWPGSNPEDMKNSLMLFRDRYKTIDMPIYAGHNDASTIQKELATNIFLLDPANVKWL; encoded by the coding sequence ATGAATTATAAAGTTGAAGTACTATCGAATACTATTTTTGCAACAAATTCTTACTTAATAATTGATAATCATAACAATGCATTAATTGTTGACCCCAGTTTTGATCCTCAAGCAATCGAACAAAAAATTGTTTTTTTAGGTTTGAAAGTTGTAGGTATATTGGTAACACATGCGCATCAGGATCATATTTTTTGTGTACAACATTTTATGGATTTATACAGAGTCGATGTTTGGGCTTCTGAAAATTCAAAAGAATTGTTTGGAGATCGTGTGCGCAATCTTAGTTTTATTGGTTCTCAACATTTTGGACTAGAGGAAACTATTTTGGATGTTCCAGTAAAAATTTTGGAAGATCAAACCACCTATCAAATAGAAAACTTTATTTTTACAACCGGTATTTATCCTGGTCATAGCATTGGTTGTACTGTTTTTGATTTTGGAGAATTTATGCTGACTGGTGATTTTATTTTCAAAGGAACTATTGGGAGAATAGACTGGCCTGGCTCCAATCCTGAGGATATGAAGAACAGTTTGATGTTATTTAGAGATAGATATAAAACAATCGATATGCCAATATATGCTGGACATAATGATGCTTCAACTATACAAAAGGAATTGGCTACGAATATTTTTTTATTAGATCCAGCAAATGTAAAATGGTTGTAG
- a CDS encoding MBL fold metallo-hydrolase yields MKIHHLRNATMIIETGDKVILVDPMLGKKGTAGPTFTLFRFKPQRNPIVDLPSNAMDIVEKTTHCLLTHLHPDHLDKEAENFLRSKQVPVICSIKDEDALIKKGLKVSQTIEYWITNPFLGGTIQGIPAVHGYGFVAKPMGNVMGFYLKLPNEKSIYLSADTIYTDDVHKVLTQLKPEIAVVACGTAQLDIFQPLLMRMDDILKFVKNAPNQVIANHLEAVNHCPTTRQQLEIEVSKIGLSDKVFIPNDGESRLF; encoded by the coding sequence ATGAAAATACACCATTTGCGAAATGCCACTATGATCATAGAAACGGGAGACAAAGTAATTTTAGTTGACCCTATGCTTGGAAAAAAAGGAACTGCTGGACCCACGTTTACACTTTTCCGTTTCAAACCTCAACGAAATCCTATTGTGGATTTACCAAGCAATGCAATGGATATTGTTGAAAAAACAACCCATTGCTTACTTACACATCTGCACCCAGATCATTTAGACAAGGAGGCTGAAAATTTTCTTCGCTCCAAACAAGTTCCTGTTATTTGTAGCATAAAAGACGAAGATGCATTAATAAAAAAAGGTTTAAAAGTTTCTCAGACTATAGAATATTGGATAACAAACCCTTTTTTAGGAGGGACAATTCAAGGGATTCCAGCCGTTCATGGTTATGGATTTGTAGCTAAACCAATGGGAAATGTTATGGGTTTTTACCTAAAATTACCGAATGAAAAATCAATCTATTTAAGTGCAGATACCATTTATACAGACGATGTGCATAAAGTACTAACGCAATTAAAACCAGAAATTGCAGTTGTAGCTTGTGGAACGGCTCAATTAGATATTTTTCAACCTTTGTTAATGCGAATGGATGACATTTTGAAGTTTGTAAAAAATGCACCAAACCAAGTAATCGCCAATCATTTAGAAGCAGTAAATCATTGCCCGACGACACGACAACAATTAGAAATAGAAGTTTCAAAAATTGGACTTTCTGACAAGGTTTTTATTCCAAATGATGGAGAAAGTAGGCTATTTTAA